In a genomic window of Salmo trutta chromosome 32, fSalTru1.1, whole genome shotgun sequence:
- the saxo3 gene encoding stabilizer of axonemal microtubules 3 isoform X1 → MALWKGHRRELGQTSAGVGHMYVQPLPFYVESHKGASLPPLFQRSPLVSTSSHFSVTSRLEHDRKPQTGPLANTRHPRAPPHWNTHFLNELAQQLRDCGTVRLLSQPISEMQDSYRGQSAPQGPLLDHYCTLLALYGQLDPGQTPTVTADPYVSTAHAYYRRFSRSEIAPSSGLEAPSSYLSLNKSSTHSRLPGHKAPPTMSCHPWLPRPSVPLPYGGKHSLYRDSFRVPAPHPAPSGPSPVAIPDWRQAGTETGAGGAKRGLLRDIVEVPKMYLTENRVYGGNRTVLV, encoded by the exons ATGGCTTTGTGGAAGGGACACCGGCGAGAGCTGGGACAGACAAGCGCAGGTGTCGGCCACATGTATGTGCAGCCCTTGCCTTTTTATGTGGAGAGTCACAAG GGTGCATCTCTGCCCCCTCTGTTCCAGCGTTCTCCCCTGGTGTCCACCAGCAGTCACTTCTCTGTCACCTCACGCTTGGAGCACGACAGGAAGCCTCAGACGGGGCCCCTGGCCAACACACGGCACCCACGTGCCCCTCCACACTGGAACACACACTTCCTCAATGAGCTGGCACAACAG ctcagGGACTGTGGGACAGTGCGCCTgctctctcagccaatcagtgaAATGCAGGACAGCTACAGGGGCCAGTCTGCTCCACAGGGCCCCCTGCTGGACCACTACTGCACCCTGCTG GCACTTTATGGACAGCTTGATCCAGGCCAGACCCCGACTGTGACAGCAGATCCTTATGTCAGCACAGCTCATGCATACTACAGGCGCTTTAGCAG gTCAGAAATTGCCCCTTCCTCTGGTCTGGAAGCCCCTTCCTCCTACCTTAGCCTGAACAAGAGCTCCACCCACAGCCGCCTGCCGGGCCACAAAGCCCCTCCCACCATGTCCTGCCACCCTTGGCTGCCCCGCCCCTCTGTGCCCTTACCCTATGGAGGGAAACACAGCCTGTACAGGGACAGCTTCCGTGTGCCTGCCCCTCACCCTGCTCCTTCTGGTCCCTCGCCTGTTGCAATCCCAGACTGGCGACAAGCCGGGACTGAAACTGGGGCTGGAGGAGCTAAGAGAGGGCTACTCAGGGACATCGTGGAGGTCCCCAAAATGTACCTGACAGAGAACCGGGTCTATGGTGGGAACCGGACCGTACTGGTCTGA
- the saxo3 gene encoding stabilizer of axonemal microtubules 3 isoform X2 translates to MALWKGHRRELGQTSAGVGHMYVQPLPFYVESHKRSPLVSTSSHFSVTSRLEHDRKPQTGPLANTRHPRAPPHWNTHFLNELAQQLRDCGTVRLLSQPISEMQDSYRGQSAPQGPLLDHYCTLLALYGQLDPGQTPTVTADPYVSTAHAYYRRFSRSEIAPSSGLEAPSSYLSLNKSSTHSRLPGHKAPPTMSCHPWLPRPSVPLPYGGKHSLYRDSFRVPAPHPAPSGPSPVAIPDWRQAGTETGAGGAKRGLLRDIVEVPKMYLTENRVYGGNRTVLV, encoded by the exons ATGGCTTTGTGGAAGGGACACCGGCGAGAGCTGGGACAGACAAGCGCAGGTGTCGGCCACATGTATGTGCAGCCCTTGCCTTTTTATGTGGAGAGTCACAAG CGTTCTCCCCTGGTGTCCACCAGCAGTCACTTCTCTGTCACCTCACGCTTGGAGCACGACAGGAAGCCTCAGACGGGGCCCCTGGCCAACACACGGCACCCACGTGCCCCTCCACACTGGAACACACACTTCCTCAATGAGCTGGCACAACAG ctcagGGACTGTGGGACAGTGCGCCTgctctctcagccaatcagtgaAATGCAGGACAGCTACAGGGGCCAGTCTGCTCCACAGGGCCCCCTGCTGGACCACTACTGCACCCTGCTG GCACTTTATGGACAGCTTGATCCAGGCCAGACCCCGACTGTGACAGCAGATCCTTATGTCAGCACAGCTCATGCATACTACAGGCGCTTTAGCAG gTCAGAAATTGCCCCTTCCTCTGGTCTGGAAGCCCCTTCCTCCTACCTTAGCCTGAACAAGAGCTCCACCCACAGCCGCCTGCCGGGCCACAAAGCCCCTCCCACCATGTCCTGCCACCCTTGGCTGCCCCGCCCCTCTGTGCCCTTACCCTATGGAGGGAAACACAGCCTGTACAGGGACAGCTTCCGTGTGCCTGCCCCTCACCCTGCTCCTTCTGGTCCCTCGCCTGTTGCAATCCCAGACTGGCGACAAGCCGGGACTGAAACTGGGGCTGGAGGAGCTAAGAGAGGGCTACTCAGGGACATCGTGGAGGTCCCCAAAATGTACCTGACAGAGAACCGGGTCTATGGTGGGAACCGGACCGTACTGGTCTGA